The proteins below are encoded in one region of Flavobacteriales bacterium:
- a CDS encoding isoprenyl transferase has translation MTQHTDINKDTLPKHVAIIMDGNGRWAKKQSKIRIFGHKVGVKAVRDTVEGAAELGLKYLTLYAFSSENWNRPKKEIDALMELLVNTILDETKTLMDNNIRLEAIGNLEDLPKKCLQNLNNTIEKTVNNTHMTLVLALSYSSKKEVTQAIKSIVKKVENGDLKSDEINEDLIQNHLYTHNIPDPELLIRTSGEQRISNFLLWQIAYSELYFTDILWPDFRREDLYKAIVNYQKRERRFGKTSEQIEKENA, from the coding sequence ATGACTCAACATACTGACATCAACAAAGACACTTTGCCCAAACACGTTGCAATTATCATGGATGGTAATGGCAGATGGGCAAAAAAGCAATCTAAGATTAGAATCTTTGGACACAAGGTAGGCGTAAAAGCAGTAAGAGATACCGTTGAAGGTGCTGCAGAGCTAGGGCTAAAATACCTTACATTATACGCTTTCTCATCAGAAAATTGGAATAGACCAAAAAAAGAAATTGACGCCCTTATGGAATTACTCGTCAATACTATTCTTGATGAAACAAAAACTCTAATGGACAACAACATTAGATTAGAAGCTATTGGTAATCTAGAAGACTTACCAAAAAAATGTCTTCAAAACCTAAATAATACCATAGAGAAAACTGTAAACAACACCCACATGACTTTGGTACTAGCATTGAGTTACAGTTCAAAGAAAGAAGTAACACAAGCTATTAAGAGCATCGTTAAGAAAGTAGAAAATGGTGATTTGAAAAGTGATGAAATAAATGAAGATCTTATTCAAAATCATCTCTATACACACAATATTCCAGATCCAGAGTTGTTAATACGAACAAGTGGTGAACAACGCATAAGCAATTTTTTATTATGGCAAATTGCTTATTCAGAATTATATTTCACTGACATATTGTGGCCCGATTTCAGAAGAGAAGATCTTTACAAAGCAATTGTAAACTATCAAAAAAGAGAAAGAAGATTTGGTAAAACCAGTGAACAAATTGAAAAAGAAAATGCTTAG
- a CDS encoding BamA/TamA family outer membrane protein, producing MRLVITFLLIVTAFATFAQDVYRVNSIEIEGNKLTKRTTILRELSFEIGDSLTKLEFNEKLNQSKLNISSQWLFNFIEIKPSFTKNEIDVNIKVVERWYVWPYPILEISERNFNVFWDSLQNSNFNDFSRLNYGVFLNWYNFRGRNEILKVKFRKGYKEHYLFEYDIPYINKTKTLGTIIILEMFRMKQFHYKTIDNTLIYKEFEDERFRNWNGSFSLQYKKDLNLTHRLSLKHSIFETPQEIQTLNPNFLGVESNRFEFSSMEYHYENEKRNSISYPTEGSFNEVLVSGFIGRKNDFKNLQIIAKTENHFNLRPRWHLGNSIKVKVQTNTSLPYILNESLGFEDYLRGYEYYVFDGEHYAMSKTALKYELVPKQKLDIPYLKMEQFKKTHYSIYFSIFADMGTVVDNQYPDENQLNNIFLMSQGVSLDFVTYYDKLIRLEYSRNHLNQWGLFIHFSNPF from the coding sequence ATGCGCTTAGTCATAACATTTCTATTAATAGTTACCGCATTTGCCACTTTTGCGCAAGACGTCTATAGAGTCAATTCTATTGAAATTGAAGGTAATAAGTTAACCAAAAGAACTACTATTTTAAGAGAGTTGTCTTTTGAAATAGGTGATAGCCTTACTAAACTAGAGTTTAATGAAAAGCTCAATCAAAGCAAATTGAATATTAGTAGTCAATGGCTATTTAACTTTATAGAAATCAAACCATCATTTACTAAAAATGAAATTGATGTAAACATAAAAGTTGTTGAGCGGTGGTATGTTTGGCCTTATCCTATTTTAGAAATATCTGAACGTAATTTTAATGTCTTCTGGGACAGCCTTCAGAACTCTAATTTTAACGATTTTTCAAGACTAAATTATGGGGTGTTTCTAAATTGGTATAATTTTAGAGGGCGCAACGAGATATTGAAAGTTAAATTTAGGAAAGGCTATAAAGAACATTATTTGTTTGAATACGACATTCCATACATCAATAAAACCAAAACCTTAGGTACAATTATCATCTTAGAAATGTTTCGAATGAAACAATTTCATTATAAAACTATTGACAATACCCTGATTTACAAAGAATTTGAAGATGAACGCTTTAGAAATTGGAACGGCTCATTTTCACTTCAATATAAAAAAGATTTGAACCTGACACACAGACTTAGCCTCAAACATTCAATATTTGAAACACCACAAGAAATTCAAACTTTGAATCCCAATTTTCTAGGCGTAGAATCTAACCGGTTCGAATTCTCATCAATGGAGTATCATTATGAAAATGAAAAGAGAAATTCAATATCATATCCTACCGAAGGATCTTTCAATGAGGTGTTAGTCTCAGGTTTTATAGGCAGAAAAAATGACTTTAAGAATTTACAAATTATAGCAAAGACAGAAAATCATTTTAACCTTAGACCAAGGTGGCACCTGGGTAATAGTATCAAGGTGAAAGTACAAACAAACACCAGCCTACCCTATATTTTAAACGAATCTTTAGGGTTTGAAGATTATCTTAGAGGGTACGAATACTATGTTTTTGATGGAGAACATTATGCCATGTCTAAAACAGCATTAAAATATGAACTCGTTCCAAAACAAAAATTAGATATTCCATATTTGAAAATGGAGCAATTCAAAAAGACACATTATTCTATTTACTTCAGTATATTTGCTGATATGGGAACGGTAGTTGACAATCAATATCCTGACGAAAATCAATTGAATAATATATTCTTAATGAGTCAAGGAGTGAGTCTTGATTTTGTCACTTATTACGATAAACTCATACGTTTAGAATACAGTAGAAACCACCTCAATCAGTGGGGCTTATTTATTCATTTTTCAAATCCATTTTAA
- a CDS encoding DUF6089 family protein, which yields MKRLIIFIFSALIFTSNNAFSQGIDPYSEIGVMLGTSYYIGDLNDQHLRLARPATAIQYKTNLNRRFAIRGGISAGELRGSDKLNEIDTAKFNRNLHFKSSIYELSGIIEFNFFPYETGNLRYPFTPYIFTGISMFSFNPQARKFDTDTPFDNDGNQSNNEWLDLQPLGTEGQYSSQYPEKDPYQLIQFAIPVGVGFKASLGNRFSMAIEYGLRKTFTDYIDDVGGTYASPQYLTMENIDAANLSDRSNDLQNYIASNPGADITTWTANTNRNRANENLWDDWYYFAGLTLSYKIYTKPKVCQY from the coding sequence ATGAAAAGACTAATCATATTTATTTTTTCTGCACTCATTTTCACTTCGAATAATGCTTTTTCACAAGGGATTGATCCCTATTCTGAAATAGGTGTAATGCTAGGGACCTCTTATTATATTGGAGATTTAAATGATCAACACCTCAGGCTAGCAAGACCAGCCACAGCGATACAATACAAAACAAATCTAAATAGACGATTTGCTATAAGAGGTGGTATATCTGCTGGAGAATTGAGAGGAAGTGATAAGCTAAATGAGATAGATACTGCAAAGTTCAATAGAAATTTACACTTTAAGTCGTCTATATATGAGCTTTCTGGAATCATAGAGTTTAACTTTTTTCCATACGAAACGGGCAACTTAAGGTATCCTTTCACCCCCTATATCTTTACAGGGATATCGATGTTTAGCTTTAACCCGCAAGCTAGAAAATTTGACACAGACACCCCATTTGACAACGATGGCAATCAAAGCAATAATGAATGGCTTGACCTACAACCATTAGGTACTGAAGGTCAATATTCGAGTCAATACCCAGAAAAAGATCCCTATCAACTCATACAATTCGCTATTCCCGTAGGAGTAGGGTTTAAAGCCAGTCTAGGTAATCGATTTAGCATGGCAATAGAATACGGATTACGTAAGACATTTACCGATTACATAGACGATGTAGGAGGCACATATGCTAGTCCACAATACTTAACAATGGAAAATATAGACGCTGCAAATCTTTCCGATAGAAGTAACGACTTACAGAATTACATAGCAAGTAATCCAGGAGCTGATATTACCACTTGGACAGCTAACACCAACAGAAATAGAGCCAATGAAAACCTATGGGACGATTGGTATTATTTCGCTGGACTAACACTTTCATACAAGATATACACTAAACCTAAAGTCTGTCAATACTAG
- a CDS encoding gamma carbonic anhydrase family protein: MALIKVVNGKEPQFGEGVYLSENSTVVGDVVIGDNCSVWFNAVVRGDVHYIRIGNKVNIQDGAVVHCTYQKHPTEVGNNVSIGHNALVHGCTIHNNVLIGMGAIVMDGVVVESNSIVAAGAVVLEGTRIESGSIYAGVPAKKVKSLSQEQTARLIEGIADNYVMYSSWFSE; this comes from the coding sequence ATGGCACTTATCAAAGTAGTAAATGGCAAAGAACCACAATTTGGAGAAGGTGTTTATCTATCAGAGAATTCTACGGTTGTGGGAGATGTGGTTATTGGTGATAATTGTAGCGTTTGGTTTAATGCTGTTGTTCGAGGGGATGTGCATTATATCAGAATTGGCAATAAGGTAAATATTCAAGACGGTGCTGTGGTTCATTGTACTTATCAAAAGCACCCAACAGAGGTAGGAAATAATGTTTCTATTGGTCATAACGCTTTAGTTCATGGCTGTACGATTCACAATAATGTATTGATTGGAATGGGAGCAATTGTAATGGATGGGGTAGTGGTCGAAAGTAATTCTATTGTTGCTGCCGGAGCAGTAGTCCTTGAGGGTACACGTATAGAGAGTGGCAGTATTTACGCTGGTGTTCCTGCCAAAAAAGTAAAAAGTCTAAGTCAAGAACAAACAGCACGACTCATAGAGGGTATTGCCGATAATTATGTGATGTACTCCTCTTGGTTTAGTGAATAG
- a CDS encoding pyridoxine 5'-phosphate synthase, which produces MTKLSVNINKIATIRNARGGNMPNVLDAAIQCEKFGANGITVHPRPDERHITYNDVRQIAPIVTTEFNIEGYPSKTFIDLVKSVKPHQVTLVPDAPDAITSNAGWDTVTHQSFLKAIIADFKNAGIRTSLFVEADAKYIEGAKAIQADRIELYTESYAQQFEANKEHAVKPFIDSAIMAHDLGLGVNAGHDLNFDNLGYFAAQVPFLDEVSIGHALISDALYLGLERTIEKYKNCLKK; this is translated from the coding sequence ATGACAAAGTTAAGTGTTAACATTAACAAAATTGCAACAATTCGTAACGCTAGAGGGGGTAATATGCCTAATGTTTTGGATGCAGCAATACAGTGTGAAAAGTTTGGAGCTAACGGAATTACCGTTCATCCTCGGCCCGATGAAAGACATATTACCTATAATGATGTACGTCAAATAGCACCAATTGTTACGACCGAATTCAATATAGAAGGTTATCCTTCAAAAACATTTATCGACTTGGTGAAATCTGTTAAGCCACATCAAGTGACATTAGTGCCCGATGCACCCGATGCCATAACGTCAAATGCGGGGTGGGATACAGTTACTCATCAATCTTTTTTGAAAGCAATTATAGCTGACTTTAAAAATGCTGGTATTCGCACATCTCTATTTGTTGAAGCTGACGCAAAATATATAGAAGGTGCTAAAGCAATTCAAGCCGATAGAATAGAGCTTTATACCGAAAGTTATGCTCAACAATTTGAAGCAAATAAAGAACATGCTGTAAAGCCATTTATAGATTCAGCTATTATGGCACACGATTTGGGCTTAGGGGTTAATGCTGGTCATGACTTGAATTTTGATAATCTCGGTTACTTTGCTGCTCAAGTACCTTTTTTGGATGAGGTTTCTATTGGGCATGCATTGATTTCAGATGCTTTATACTTAGGATTAGAGAGAACCATAGAAAAATATAAAAATTGTTTGAAGAAGTGA
- a CDS encoding OmpH family outer membrane protein translates to MKKLILISLICLTSLGVNAQKFAYVDSDYILERMPEYGSAQDQLDKLSLNWQEEIEELYGQIDQLYKKYQADKILLTQEMKNKRESEIINKEKDAKELQRRRFGPEGDLYTKRQELIQPIQDKVYNAIQDFSNEKRYDIIFDKSSNLIMLFSNPSLDKSDDILKMLGYK, encoded by the coding sequence ATGAAAAAGTTAATTCTTATCTCACTAATTTGCTTGACTTCACTAGGGGTTAATGCTCAAAAATTCGCTTATGTTGATTCGGATTATATTCTTGAGCGTATGCCTGAATATGGCTCAGCCCAAGATCAGCTGGATAAACTATCCTTAAATTGGCAAGAAGAAATAGAAGAATTGTATGGGCAAATAGATCAACTTTATAAAAAATACCAAGCGGATAAGATTTTACTTACTCAGGAGATGAAAAATAAAAGAGAAAGTGAAATCATTAATAAAGAGAAAGATGCTAAAGAATTACAAAGAAGACGATTCGGTCCTGAAGGCGATTTATATACCAAACGACAAGAGCTAATACAGCCCATTCAAGACAAGGTATACAATGCCATTCAAGATTTTTCAAACGAAAAAAGATATGATATCATCTTTGATAAATCAAGCAACTTAATCATGCTATTCAGCAACCCTAGCCTAGATAAAAGTGATGACATTTTAAAAATGTTAGGCTACAAATAA
- the bamA gene encoding outer membrane protein assembly factor BamA, translating to MLRNSLLITIICLFVSNFILGQVSLTNTNFDYANPKELVIGGINVEGTKFLDHKTLIQLSTLEVGSKIMVPGDQLTKASRVLWEQGLFSDIQIRVKSIQGNSIFFTLYLEERPRLSKFKFEGIKRSEIDAIRDKIKLARGKIITENVIINTKNIISSHFKEKGFLNVNTTVSQEVDTITKNHVILVLAIDKGKKVKIGEISFEGNEVFTDKRLKRLMKDTKEKKFFRIFKSSKFLDQAYEDDKQKIIAKYNEKGLRDAKVLSDSVAYNKEEELLNIGLKINEGKTYYFGDITFVGNTKYSNNELAAIVGINRGDIFDQSILESRILGSPDSRDVHSIYLDNGYLFSQVTPIETEIRNDTIDIEVRIYEGLQARVNRVSVSGNSKTNDHVIMREIRTKPGDLFSRADIMRSQREIATLNYFDPEKLNIDVEPNQEDGTVDLNYIVEEKSSDQVELQGGYGADRIIGTFRVSFNNFSAKNMFKKGAWAPLPSGDGQRLSLSASSNGVQYQSYNISFTEPWLGGKKPNSLTIGAYHSITSNGLDRDDEGRGEFKVTGASFGLGKRLKWPDDFFTLYQNISLKKYLVDQYSFGNFEDGTFYNMSYSFILGRNSVDQPTFPRKGSNMKLSVQLTPPYSVLDGIDDYSESEIADLNTWVEYHKWNFGANWFNSLADKLVLKTNLEYGLIGKYSDDKELTQFERFYVGGDGLSGYAVDGREVVGLRGYENNSLSPTNGATIYNKYTLELRYALSLNPQSPIFALAFLEAGNTWNMANKFNPFDVKRSAGVGVRMTIPMMGIMGVDWGYGFDEIPGSPSSNGSQFHFSINQQF from the coding sequence ATGCTTAGGAATAGTTTACTTATAACGATCATTTGCCTATTTGTTAGCAATTTCATTCTAGGACAGGTTAGCCTAACTAACACTAACTTTGATTATGCTAATCCTAAAGAGCTTGTCATTGGTGGCATTAATGTTGAAGGCACAAAATTTTTAGATCATAAAACCCTTATTCAACTTTCTACACTGGAAGTTGGTTCAAAAATTATGGTTCCTGGAGACCAACTTACTAAAGCTAGTCGAGTACTTTGGGAACAGGGGCTATTTTCAGACATTCAAATCCGTGTTAAATCTATTCAAGGAAACTCGATTTTCTTTACCTTATATCTTGAAGAAAGACCTCGTCTTTCTAAATTTAAGTTTGAAGGAATTAAACGATCCGAAATAGATGCAATTAGAGATAAAATCAAATTAGCGAGGGGGAAAATCATTACTGAAAACGTAATAATTAATACCAAAAACATTATATCGAGCCATTTCAAAGAAAAAGGCTTTTTAAATGTAAACACTACTGTTAGTCAGGAGGTAGATACGATTACTAAGAATCACGTTATTTTGGTATTAGCCATCGATAAAGGCAAAAAAGTTAAAATCGGAGAAATTAGCTTTGAAGGCAATGAAGTATTTACCGACAAACGTCTAAAACGTTTGATGAAAGACACTAAAGAGAAGAAGTTTTTCAGAATTTTCAAATCATCAAAATTCTTAGACCAAGCGTACGAAGATGATAAGCAAAAAATTATTGCTAAATACAATGAAAAAGGGCTAAGAGATGCTAAAGTTCTCAGTGATTCTGTTGCTTATAACAAAGAAGAGGAACTTCTCAATATTGGCTTAAAAATAAATGAAGGAAAAACCTATTATTTTGGTGACATCACGTTCGTAGGAAATACAAAATATTCCAATAACGAACTAGCGGCGATTGTTGGCATTAACAGAGGTGACATTTTCGACCAAAGCATTTTAGAAAGTCGAATTTTAGGAAGCCCTGACAGTAGAGATGTCCACTCTATCTATCTTGATAATGGGTATTTATTTTCACAAGTAACACCTATAGAAACGGAGATTCGAAACGATACAATCGATATAGAAGTACGTATTTATGAAGGACTTCAAGCAAGAGTAAATAGAGTGTCTGTTAGTGGAAATTCTAAAACCAACGACCACGTTATAATGCGTGAAATACGCACTAAGCCAGGCGATTTATTTAGCCGCGCCGATATTATGCGTTCACAAAGAGAGATAGCAACACTAAACTATTTTGACCCTGAAAAATTAAATATCGATGTAGAGCCCAATCAAGAAGATGGTACCGTAGATTTGAATTATATCGTTGAAGAAAAATCTTCTGACCAAGTGGAGCTTCAAGGTGGTTATGGTGCTGATAGAATCATCGGAACATTTAGAGTCTCTTTCAATAATTTCTCTGCAAAAAATATGTTTAAAAAAGGGGCTTGGGCACCATTACCATCAGGCGATGGACAAAGACTAAGTCTTTCAGCATCTTCGAATGGAGTACAATATCAATCATATAATATCTCATTCACTGAGCCTTGGCTAGGTGGTAAAAAACCCAACTCTCTAACTATTGGCGCATATCATTCTATTACATCTAATGGATTAGATAGAGACGATGAAGGAAGAGGTGAATTTAAAGTTACTGGCGCATCTTTTGGACTAGGGAAACGATTGAAGTGGCCCGATGACTTCTTTACATTATATCAAAACATAAGTTTAAAGAAATATTTAGTTGATCAATATAGCTTTGGCAACTTTGAAGATGGCACTTTCTACAACATGTCTTACTCTTTCATATTGGGAAGAAATTCTGTTGATCAGCCAACATTCCCAAGAAAAGGATCAAACATGAAGCTCTCTGTTCAACTAACTCCACCTTATTCGGTATTAGATGGCATTGATGACTATTCAGAATCAGAAATTGCAGACTTAAATACTTGGGTTGAATACCACAAATGGAACTTTGGCGCTAATTGGTTCAATAGCCTAGCAGATAAGCTTGTTTTGAAAACAAATCTGGAGTATGGTCTTATTGGAAAATATAGTGACGACAAAGAGTTAACACAGTTTGAGCGTTTCTATGTTGGTGGTGATGGACTTAGTGGCTATGCTGTTGATGGTAGAGAGGTTGTTGGCCTAAGAGGTTATGAAAACAATTCCTTATCGCCAACTAATGGAGCAACTATTTACAACAAATATACTTTAGAGTTAAGATATGCGTTATCATTAAACCCACAGTCTCCTATTTTTGCATTAGCATTTTTAGAAGCAGGTAATACTTGGAATATGGCTAATAAATTTAACCCATTTGATGTAAAACGATCTGCCGGTGTTGGTGTGAGAATGACTATTCCTATGATGGGAATAATGGGAGTAGATTGGGGATATGGCTTTGATGAAATTCCTGGAAGTCCGTCTTCTAACGGTAGTCAATTCCATTTTTCTATTAATCAACAATTTTAA
- the murI gene encoding glutamate racemase, producing the protein MNKDNPIGIFDSGIGGLTVAKAIRSLMPHESLLYFGDTKHLPYGEKSAQSIQEFSKNISLFLKEKQCKMIVIACNTASSVAYDIVKKECPGIEIINVIDPVVNRITTSKNNSTIGIIGTKGTINSNVYPQKIKSANNNIKVKSLATPLLAAMIEEGFFNDKISQAIVHNYLKDPALADIKQLILACTHYPLIQGLIGDFYTQEIDIIDSASQVALHIKEVLKKKNLLSQKSPKQRFFVSDYTLSFEKSAKLFFGEDIHLEEIKTIH; encoded by the coding sequence GTGAATAAGGATAACCCAATAGGAATTTTTGACTCAGGTATAGGAGGGCTTACCGTAGCAAAAGCTATTCGATCACTTATGCCTCATGAGAGTTTGCTTTATTTTGGTGATACGAAACACCTTCCTTATGGTGAAAAATCAGCTCAATCGATACAAGAATTTTCAAAAAATATTTCTCTATTCCTCAAAGAAAAACAGTGCAAAATGATTGTGATTGCCTGTAATACAGCATCTTCTGTAGCTTATGACATCGTTAAGAAAGAGTGCCCAGGTATAGAAATTATAAATGTTATTGACCCCGTTGTCAATCGTATCACTACATCAAAAAACAATTCTACCATCGGTATTATAGGCACAAAGGGTACTATTAATTCAAATGTCTATCCTCAAAAAATAAAATCGGCAAACAATAACATAAAAGTCAAGTCGTTGGCTACGCCTCTATTAGCAGCAATGATTGAAGAAGGTTTTTTTAATGATAAAATTAGCCAAGCTATCGTTCATAACTACCTTAAAGACCCAGCACTTGCTGATATAAAACAGCTGATTTTAGCTTGTACGCACTATCCGCTTATTCAAGGTCTTATTGGTGATTTTTATACTCAAGAAATAGATATTATAGACTCCGCAAGTCAGGTGGCTTTACACATTAAAGAAGTGCTGAAAAAGAAAAATCTACTAAGTCAAAAAAGTCCCAAACAACGCTTCTTTGTATCAGACTATACCTTATCGTTTGAAAAATCAGCGAAGTTATTTTTTGGAGAAGATATTCATCTAGAAGAAATCAAGACTATTCACTAA
- a CDS encoding OmpH family outer membrane protein translates to MKKVLLTLALSLAVVVSTQAQSKFGYLNSNELLAMMPESQSMQEELQTYAKGLESQLTAMQAEYEKKVVEYQQNETSYTDIIKADKVREIEGIQQRVVEFQKNAQQSLGEKEAELFTPIREKAMAAIDQVAKEGSYTFIFDSGAGSFLYAAESENVLNLVKSKLGL, encoded by the coding sequence ATGAAAAAAGTATTATTGACCCTAGCTTTGTCCTTAGCCGTAGTGGTATCGACACAAGCACAAAGTAAATTCGGATACCTAAACTCTAACGAGCTCTTAGCTATGATGCCTGAAAGCCAATCTATGCAAGAAGAGTTACAAACCTATGCTAAAGGCTTAGAGTCTCAGCTTACTGCTATGCAAGCAGAATATGAAAAGAAAGTTGTGGAGTATCAACAAAATGAAACGTCTTACACTGATATTATCAAGGCTGATAAAGTTCGTGAGATTGAAGGAATTCAACAGAGAGTTGTAGAGTTTCAAAAAAATGCTCAACAATCATTAGGTGAAAAAGAAGCTGAACTATTCACTCCAATTAGAGAAAAAGCTATGGCTGCAATAGATCAAGTCGCCAAAGAAGGTAGTTATACATTTATCTTTGACTCTGGCGCTGGAAGTTTCCTTTATGCTGCAGAAAGTGAAAATGTACTTAACTTGGTAAAATCTAAGTTAGGACTATAA
- a CDS encoding CBS domain-containing protein: MITRKLISKEIQTITLQNSGAEALTIMQEYHLSHLAVVSDNELLGVISEDDIWGMHDENNKLLSIKEKVQLYFMPLGKDVFEVINYMDEYNLSLLPMLANGNYIGSITHQSLIRSLASIVAIQESGGVIILEMNKKEYAMSEIAQIVESNGARILSAYITDVDDRDIMKLTMKLNIVDIAPVIQTFERYKYTVAASYNQSENKDNLDDRYNLLMRYLNP, from the coding sequence ATGATTACAAGAAAACTCATATCTAAGGAAATACAAACTATTACGCTGCAGAATTCAGGTGCTGAAGCATTGACCATCATGCAAGAGTATCACCTTTCCCATTTAGCTGTTGTTTCAGATAATGAGCTTTTAGGTGTAATATCTGAAGATGATATATGGGGAATGCATGATGAGAATAATAAATTGTTGAGCATTAAAGAAAAAGTTCAGCTCTATTTTATGCCTTTAGGAAAAGATGTTTTTGAAGTCATCAACTATATGGATGAGTATAACCTCAGCTTACTACCTATGCTGGCGAACGGCAATTACATTGGCTCAATTACTCACCAGTCATTAATCCGTTCTTTAGCGTCTATTGTTGCCATTCAAGAAAGTGGTGGGGTTATCATCTTGGAGATGAATAAAAAAGAATACGCTATGAGTGAAATTGCTCAAATTGTAGAAAGTAATGGCGCAAGAATACTCAGTGCCTACATTACAGATGTTGATGATAGAGATATTATGAAGCTCACTATGAAGCTTAATATTGTTGATATTGCCCCTGTGATACAGACCTTTGAGCGCTACAAATACACTGTTGCCGCCAGCTACAATCAGTCTGAAAACAAAGACAATCTAGATGATAGATATAATTTATTAATGAGGTACCTCAACCCCTAA
- a CDS encoding NAD kinase produces the protein MRIALFGTQFNPSKAKYVQHLVNKLEQENVKLIIENQFYDNLIDINFKKEFDTFETPQELKEKADILLSIGGDGTLLGAITLVRDSDIPILGINTGTLGFISSVSTDQIEYAINHLLKDEYTIKERTLLQLESDNKLFGETNFALNEVTVLKKDTSSMIRIHAYLDDEFINTYWADGLIISSPTGSTGYSLSCGGPIVLPGTNNFIITPIAPHNLNVRPIIVSDESKITLKVSQRDELALVALDSRSRAIGPELELTIRKADYKVKLIQFEKQSFISTIREKLMWGKDKRN, from the coding sequence ATGAGAATTGCACTTTTCGGCACACAGTTTAACCCCTCCAAAGCTAAATATGTTCAACACTTAGTTAATAAGCTTGAACAAGAAAATGTTAAGTTGATTATTGAAAATCAGTTTTATGATAACTTAATTGACATAAACTTCAAAAAGGAATTTGACACTTTCGAAACCCCTCAAGAACTGAAAGAAAAAGCCGATATACTTCTCAGTATTGGTGGTGATGGCACACTACTTGGGGCAATTACATTAGTTCGAGATTCAGACATCCCCATTTTAGGGATTAATACCGGTACATTAGGTTTTATATCAAGTGTTTCTACAGATCAGATAGAGTATGCTATTAACCATTTATTGAAAGATGAATACACTATCAAAGAAAGGACATTATTACAGCTAGAAAGCGACAATAAGCTATTTGGTGAAACCAACTTTGCTCTAAACGAAGTTACAGTTCTAAAGAAAGATACCTCTTCGATGATTCGGATACATGCTTATCTTGATGATGAATTTATAAATACCTACTGGGCAGATGGGCTGATTATCTCCAGCCCTACTGGTTCAACAGGCTACTCATTAAGTTGTGGTGGTCCAATTGTTTTGCCTGGCACAAATAATTTTATCATTACGCCTATTGCACCACACAACCTAAATGTGCGTCCAATAATAGTTTCTGACGAATCGAAAATCACCTTAAAAGTATCACAACGGGATGAACTCGCTCTGGTTGCACTAGACAGTCGTTCACGAGCTATTGGTCCCGAATTAGAACTAACAATACGTAAAGCCGATTACAAGGTAAAGCTCATACAATTTGAAAAACAAAGCTTTATTTCGACCATTAGAGAAAAACTCATGTGGGGTAAGGATAAAAGAAATTAA